The Anaerolineae bacterium DNA segment GCTCAGCCGGGAGAGCCAGTCATCGGCACGGCGGCCGCCAGCTGGCCGCTCAGGGCTCCGGGGGGTTGGCCGCTCCGGGCCCCGGGCAGATGCTTGTTCGGTAATCATGCGAAATTCGCCGTTATAGAGTCCCCCCTCTTGCACAATCAGTCTTCTGGCAACAACGGTGGCCTGGACCTGACCTGAGGGCATGATCTGGAAGGTCTCCTGACAGGTGACCTCCCCCTCCAGCTCACCAGCAACGGTGATGTTGCGCGCGGTCACCTTGGCTCGGACGCGAGCCCCCTTAGCGACGGTCAGCGTCCCCTCGCATTCGATTTCCCCTTCGGCGATCCCCTCGACCCGCAGATTTTGTTTGGTGCGATATAGCCCGTCGAAATGGGAGTCGCTGGTCACCAGGCTCTCATTGCTAGTAGGGCGGTCAATGGGTAATGTGCCGGGTGCAGATGATGATACACCAGGTATGGTGGGTGCAGTTGCGGACATCGCCCTTACCTCCCTTCCCGTGACATCACAAAGCGACAGTTGACGGTGGATCCCTCCTCAACCACCAGGATAGAGGTGTTGATCTCCCCTTTGACACTGCCGGTTGGTGTAACCAGAAAGCGGTTTTGGCAGACGATCTTGCCGTCAAAGGAACCGGAAATGATGACATTGCTGGCTCGAATCTGAGCCTGTACCTGGGCGCTCTCCTCCACTCGGATAGTCCCTTTGGCCTCGATCTCGCCTTCAAACATCCCCTGGATCAATACGTTGCCTTCTGAGCGCAGCGTACCAGAGAGCTGGGTATTCTTATCAATGATGGCAGCCGCATCGCGAGGAAAATCCATGGAGATGGGCCGAGTGGTAGTAGTCGACGCAGGCTCGGCAGCCGCCGTCGAAGGCGCTGGAAACGAGGTCGGAGCCGCCTCCCGGGTAGGCGGTGGAGCAGACGCAGGCGGCTTAGAAGCAGGGGGAGGCGGAGTCGGCCTACGGTCCCGCGCGCGGTCACGTTTGAACAGCGTCATGGGCGATACCTCCTCTTCAGGACAAAAGGCCTCGCTGGAATGCTCAAAACGGCAACCGATTAAACATAGCATACCACAAAAGGTTATATCACGCCAGCCCTTTCTCTGACGGTTAGGTCGCGTGCGCTCTACCCTCGACATACGGAGGCCGCCATCAAGGGTACCAAGAGAGGGAACCGACAAGACGATAAGGGAGCTAGGAGGCCACGTTGGACTGCCCATTCGCACATCGGGATTAGGTAACAGAGCGCTCCTCCTGCTACAGCCACGATCATGAGAAGCGCCTCGAAAACTCGTAAGCGGAAAAGGGCATCTACCTGCTGACAGGCAGGATTGCTGAGAGACTGGAGCCATGTTACAATGTCACCAGGAGGGTGATGATGATGGGGAACAATCCTTTCGCCGGTAAGCTGATCCTGGTGGTGGACGATGAGCCGCGTATGGTCAAGTTCATCCAAACCAACTTGGAGCTGGACGGCTTTCGAGTGATCACAGCCTCGAACGGGTTACAAGCCATCGAAAGGGTGCGAACCGACCTGCCAGACCTCGTCATCTTGGACGTCATGATGCCGGAGATGGACGGCTTCGAGGCTTTACGCCATATCCGGCAGATCTCGGATGTGCCCGTGATCGTGCTGACCGTAAAAGGCGAAGAGACGGATAAGCATCTGGCCTTTTCGGCTGGCGCCGATGACTATCTGACCAAGCCCTTCAGCCAACTGGAGCTGAGCGATCGGTGTAAAGCTGTGCTGCGCCGGACATTGGACCAGTCAGTGCGCGGCGATGGCGTGATCAAGGTGGACGACCGTCTGCAGATCGATTTCGCACATCGCGAGGTGATCGTGAACGGTGAACGGATCAGCTTGCGCCCCACCGAATGGCGTTTGCTTTATCATCTGGTGCAAAACGCTGGCTGGATTGTGCCCGCCGAGGTGCTGCTCCAGAAGGTCTGGGGGTTTGAATACAAGGACGACATCCAGCTGCTTCGCCTCTATATCGCCTATCTGCGGCAAAAGATCGAAGAGGATAGCAATAACCCTCGTTATATCCTAACCGAACGCGGCGTGGGATATCGCTTCATCGACTTTCGCCGCCAGCAAGAGAAATCACAAGCGTCGACACCATGACTGGCATGCCGACCTCCGCTGCTTTGTCAGAGGTTTGGTGCTCCACACGCGCCATGTTATAATCCGGTAGATGAGGACAGGGTTGCGACGGGTGTGGCAAGGGCTTGCGTTTCTGATCCTGGGCGGTCTATGTGGGCTTGCCTGGATGGCATGGCTGGTGGATCAATACGGCCAGGTAGACCGTAAGCAACATGCGGATGTGATCATCGTCCTGGGAGCGCGCGTCCTGCCCGACGGCCGGCCGGGACCCGACCTGTACAGCCGCACTCGACATGGTGTGAACCTGTACCAGAGCGGATGGGCATCGCAGCTCATGTTCACCGGCGGGTACGCTGGCGATGCCGCCTCGGCGGCAGCTGTAGCCCGTCGCCTGGCGCTGAAGTGGGGGGTGCCAGACGAGCACATTTGGCTGGCAGATGGTTCCATGAGCACGTGGGAAGATGCCAAGGTGGCCGCCCGGCTCATGCGCCGCCAGGGATGGCAGCGGGCGATCGTGGTCAGCCACCCCCTGCACCTGTATCGGGCGCAGTGGATGTTTCGTCGGGCCGGGCTGACCGTTTATCCCAGCCCGACGCCTGACGTCTCCGTGGCCGAGATGGACTGGCGACAGCGGCTATACTTGGACGTGCGCGAGGCGCTGGCGCTGGCATGGTCGTACCTGCCTGGTGAAGCGCAACGGTTGGCCTGGACGGCAGAGTTGCAAAAGATGGTGGTGCGATTTCGGTGATAAGGCGATGAGATGGGAAGAGATCAAGCGAGCTCAGGCAATCCTGAGCCGAGAACAGGGCACCATTTACAAAGACTGGGGTGGTAAGCTGCGGGTCGCGTTGGCATATCCCAATACCTACTACGTGGGGATGTCTAGCCTGGCCTTGCAGACGATTTATCGTGCTTTCAATTTGCGGCCCACTGTGGTGTGCGAACGGGTCTTCTGGGACAAGGGCGGTTTGCAAGCGGGTCGTACATTAATCTCTTTGGAATCGCAACGCCCGATCACCGATTTCGATGTCTTCGCCTTCACCATCTCCTACGAGATGGACTATTTCAACGTCGTGGAGATGCTGCGGCAGGCGGGCATCCCGCCGCTGGCGCAGGACCGCGATGAGACGTGGCCGCTTCTGTTGGGGGGCGGCCCCGCGCTCAGCATGAACCCGGAGCCACTGGCACCTTTCTTCGACGCCATTGTAATCGGCGAGGGCGAGGAGGTAGTAGGCACCCTCTCCGACCTGCTAAACGAGGGGCTGGACTGGCCACGGCAGACGCTATTAGAGCAACTGGCCACCATCCCCGGCGTCTACGTGCCTCAAATCCACCATAACGATCCCACCCAGCCCGACTGGCATCCGATCGAGCGGCTGTGGGTGCGAGACCTGACAGCGCATCCGACGGTATCCAGCCTGTACACCCCTGACACCGAGTTCAGCGACCTTCACCTGATCGAGATCGCGCGCGGTTGCGGCCGCGGTTGTCGCTTTTGCCTGGCCGGCTATGTCTACCGGCCGCCGCGTGAGATCCCGGCCGAAGTAGTCCTGGAATGGGCGCGCGAGGGGCTGCGATACCGAGATAAGATCGGCCTGGTCTCAGCGGCGGTGTCTGATCACACGGAAATCGACCGACTGGCCGAGGGGCTGCGTCGCCTGGGCGCACGCATCAGCGTCTCCTCGATGCGCACCGACCCGATCAGCGTGCCGCTGGTGGAGCTGCTAGCTGAGAGCGGCACCCAGACGCTGACTATCGCGCCCGAGGCGGGGTCCCAACGGCTGCGCAACGTGATCAGTAAAACGCAGACCGATGATGACCTGCTGGCAGCGGTGGACCTGGCCGAGCGGTTGCGGTTTCCGCAGCTCAAGATGTACTTCATGGTAGGGCATCCTACTGAGACCGACGCCGATATCCAGGCGTTGGTGGACTTCGCCCTGGAGGTGCGGCGGCGATTCAGCCGCCGAGTAGTCCTGAACACCACCCCATACGTGCCCAAGGCGCACACCCCCTTTCAATGGGAACCGATGACCCCGGCCCCTATCCTGCGGGAGCGGCAGGAGTTCGTCAAACGGCATCTGGCCCGGCATCACATCGCAGTGCGGGCCGATTCACCCGAATGGGCCGAGGTACAGGGGATCCTGGCCCGCGGCGACCGCCGATTGGCTCAGGTGCTGTTGCGACTGGAGCGTCTATCGATATCGGCCTTCCACGCGGCGATGGCCGAATGTGGGCTTTCAGCGGCGGAATATCTAGGCCCGCGCTCGCCCGATGAGATCTTGCCCTGGCAGATCGTGGATCCGGTGGTAAGCCCCAAATATCTCCAGATGGAGCACCGCCTGGCAGAGCGCGGTCAACCAGGCCGGCCGTGTCCGATCGACTCCGCCGGCTGTCTCACCTGCCGCGCGTGCGATCCTTCGTGGGCATTTCGCTTCACGGGTGGGGTGCCAGCGCGCAAACCATACGTCTTCACCGCCGCCGGCCAACCCGCCCATCCGTGGCGCCAGCCGATCCCGCTGATCGTATAGCCGTCCTGAGTTCGCCAAGAGGCTTCTCCCCTTTGCCGGACGGGTGAGTTTTCAAGGAGGCCGGGAATGATGAGCAGAGCCATCGAGCGGCCGGTGATCCCTCAGACTAAACGCCAGCCACCGCAAGGGAAGCTTTCCTTTCAGGAGTTCCTGGAGTGGCTCGACGAGGATACCTGGGCCGAGTGGGTAGAAGGGGAGGTGGAGATGGTCTCGCCGGCGACCACGCAGCACCAGCGCGTCCAGGGATTCCTCTGGCAGGTCTTGGGTATCTTTGTACGGGCGCGGGGATTGGGTGAAGTGCTGGGAGCACCCTACCTGATCGAACTCCCATCGGTGCTGCGGGGACGGGAGCCGGATTTGATCTTCGTGGCAGTGCCTCGCCGGCTGGAAGCGGAGGCCACCTATCTGGAGGGCGCGCCGGAACTAGTAGTGGAGATCGTCTCGCCTCAGAGCGTTGCGCGGGATCGAGGGAGCAAGTTCGTTGAGTACGAGGCCGCTGGCGTGGCCGAGTACTGGCTGATTGACCTGCTGCGACGCCGTGCTGAGTTCTATCAGCTAGATGCAGAAGGACGCTACGCGCTGGCCTTCGGAGGGGCAGCCGGCGTGTATCGTTCGATGGTGGTGCCGAGCTTCTGGCTGAGGGTAGAGTGGCTATGGCAAGAGCCGCTTCCCCCGCCTTGGCGAACTGTCGCCGAGATCGCCGGCGTGGATGCGGCCCTGGTGGATGCCTTCGAACGCGCCCTGATGGGCAAAGGATAGCAGGCCACGTATAGCCGTATGGCCCCAGGATGCTCGCCGTTCATGTTTCGCTATACGACCCACGGGATCACCCTGTACGAGTTTGAGACGCTGGCTGCGCAGGCGGGCCTCTGCCATGCCATTAGCACCCGGCTGGGAGGCGTCAGCCCGCCCCCGTTTGCTTCGCTGAACCTAACCTCGGCGCGCGGGGATGCACCGGAGCACGTGCGGGAGAACGTGCGTCGGCTGTGCAAGGCGGTGGATCTGACCCCGGCGGCGCTGGTCAGTCCGCAACAGGTTCACGGGGCCCAGATCGCGCGGGTAGGGCGGGAGATGTGCGGGGGGATCCTGCCGGGCTGTGACGGGGTGATCACCGATGAGCCTGGCGTGGCGCTGCTGCTGCGCTTTGCCGACTGCGTGCCACTGATCGTCTACGATCCGGTTCATCGCGCAGTAGGGATGGCGCACGCCGGCTGGCGAGGCACCCTCGCGGGGATCGCTGTGGCATTAGTGCAGGCCATGGAGGTCGCGTTTGGCAGCCGGCCTATGGAACTGCTGGCTGGCATCGGGCCAGCCATCGGCCCCTGCTGCTATCAGGTTGGGTCAGAGGTAGCCGAGAGAGCCATTGCCGCCTTCAGCACAGCGGACGGGGTTGTGCTCACACGGGCAGATGGATCATTCTACTTGAATCTGTGGGAAGCAAATCGGCAGGCGCTGGCGCAAACGGGCGTACAGCAGATTGAGGTGGCCGGCCTCTGCACAGCATGTCACACTGACGAGTTCTACTCGCATCGGGCCGAGAACGGTCGCACGGGCCATCACGGCTCGTTGGCGTATCTACGATGAGCTGGAAAGGCGATGCCCGAGGAGATAATACCCACCATGATTGACCAGAAGGCGTTGGCGGCCAATGTAGCGCGCGTGCAGGAGCGGATCGCGGCCGCGGCTGAGCGCGCTGGGCGGAAGGCCAATGAGATCACGCTAGTAGCGGTGAGCAAGACCCATCCGGTTGAGGCCGTGATTGCCGCTCTGGCTCTAGGCATTCGCCACTTTGGCGAGAACCGAGTGGAAGAGGCCAACCCTAAGATCGAGGCGGTACGCCAGTGGCTGACCGCCCACGGCTGCGAAGCCCATCTCCCTGAGCCGATCTGGCACATGGTGGGACACGTGCAATCCCGTAAAGCCGAAGACGTCATCGCCGGCGGCTATGCCCTAGTGCACTCGGTGGACCGGGTCAAGCTGGCCCGCCGGCTAAGCCGGTATGCGCTGAACGCCGGCCGTGTCCAGGATATCCTGCTCGAGGTGAACCTCAGCGGCGAAGCTACCAAGTATGGGTTTGACCTAGAGACCCTGGTCCCGGCCATCGAGGAGATCGCCTCGCAGCCGGGCGTCCGCGTTCGGGGGCTGATGACCATGGCTCCCATCGTTGATGACCCAGAGAAGGCGCGACCTGTATTCGCCGGGTTACGAGAGCTGCGTGACCTCTTGGCCATCCAACTTCCGGAGTTGGACTGGTACCATCTCAGCATGGGGATGACTGATGATTTTGAGGTGGCCATTGAAGAAGGTGCCACCATCGTGCGGATTGGGCGGGCCATCTTCGGCCCTCGCCAGGAGTGAAGGCGGTGCTCCACAATACGAGGTTAGCCTTCATTGGCGGCGGCAACATGGGCGAGGCGATGATTAAAGGACTGCTCGATCAATCTCTGATCGAGCCATCTTGCATCGTTGCCTCGGACCCCAACCCAGAGCGGCGCGCGGCTCTGGCTGCGCGGTACGGCGTCCATACGACAGCTAACAACGTGGAAGCCGCATCCCGAGCCCATGTGGTAGTCCTGGCCATCAAGCCGCAGGTCCTGAAAAAGGTGATGGCCGAGCTCCACGGACAGATCTCTCCCGACGCGCTAGTGCTGTCTATCATCGCCGGTGCCCGCATCGCTGCCTTGAAGCGAGGATTGGGCCATCGCGCCATTGCTCGCGCCATGCCCAACACACCCGCGCAGATCGGCCAGGGGATTAGCGTGTGGACGACCACGCCCGAGGTGAACGAGTCGCAACGAGAACAGGCCCGGCTTATCCTGGGAGCGCTGGGCGAGGAGATCTGGATGGACGATGAGGAGTACCTGGACATGGCGACGGCCCTCTCGGGCACTGGGCCAGGATATGTCTTCCTGTTCATGGAGGCTATGATTGATGCCGGCGTCCATCTGGGCTTCTCGCGCGACGTTGCGACCCGGCTGGTGTTGCAAACCATGCAAGGATCAGTGGCGCTGGTACGGGCGACGGGGCGTCACCCCACAGAGCTGCGTAACGCGGTGACGTCACCTGGAGGGACCACCGCTGAAGCCCTGTATCAGCTCGAGAAGGGCGGGATGCGCACGGTGCTCTCTAAGGCGATCTGGGCTGCTTACCAGAAGTCCAAGTACCTGGGAGGGTTGAGTGAGCAATGATTGACTTCTTGATCACGTTTGTCAACTTGTTGTTGCAAGCGTTAAGCTGGGCCATCATTATCCGGGTGTTGTTGTCTTGGTTCCCGAACATCAACCAGAATAACCCGCTGGTTCAGCTTTTGCGCTCCATCACTGATCCAATTCTGGAGCCGGCGCGGCGCATCATCCCCACGGTGGGGATGATAGATATCTCCCCACTCGTCGTATTGTTGCTGTTGGATTTTGTGATCCGACCAGTGGTTTTGCAAGTACTATTCGCCTTGCGATAGCCCTCCGGAACCTTATACGCCGGCCCATCGTCTTTTGATTCGTGGAGGTGTATATGAGGCTGAACGGATTGATATGGCCGGCGTTTTCGGCATGTCTGATTTTGGCCCTGAGCTCCTGTGCATCGCCCGGGCCGCAAGCCTGGCTCTCCCCTATGTCAGAGCCCTCGCCCACTGTGAGCTTCGGTCCTCCCGCCTCGGCTCCAACTCCCACACCTGCGCCTGGCCCGGCTTCGATTCGAGCGCCGAAGTTGCCAGAGGGCGCGGCGATCGTCCGCTCGCGTGAGGCCCTGGCCGAACGGTTAGGCCTATCTCCGGAGGCCGTGGAGGTGATCTCTGTGACAAGGGTGGAGATGCCGATAGAGAACCTGGGTTGCGGCCCGACAGAAGCTCAAGTCGAGGGCGTCATCCCAGCTCTGGTTATAGGTCAGGAGATCGTTCTGCGCGCAGGAGGTCAGGAATACGTCTTTCGCAGCGATGGTCGGCGGCTGATTCTGTGTCGCGCTGGGGAGGAGACGATGGCAGAGCCGATGGAGCCGGAAGGAAAGGAGGAAATCCGAGGCGAGCGCGCGATCGGGCCGGCGGCAGGGTTGGTCGCGCAGGCCGTGGCCGATCTCGCTGGGCGCCTGGCGATCGCCCCTGATGCTGTTCAGGTGCGAGCGGTTGAGGCAGTGGAATGGCCGGACGCCAGCCTAGGATGTCCGCAGCCGGGAATGATGTACGCTCAGGTGATCACGCCCGGCTACCGTATCGTGCTGGAGGCTGCGGGCAAGACATACGAATATCACAGCAGCTATACTTACGTGGTGTATTGCGCGCGATAACTAATACCGACTCAGGCGCCAGCTTGAGCGGTGGCCTCTGCGAAGAGCCTTTCTAAGGTCAGCCGCTGTTGTTCGTTGAGCGCCCTTTGTTTGGTCTGGCTGCGGAACCACGACTTGAGCTTGACGGCAGGAAGCACTGGGACCGTTGGGTTGTTTAGCTCTAGCTCCACCTTCGGGTGGATAAAAACGACAGCCCCTTGAATGGGCGGCCGCTCGTCCTCGGGCAGGCGCGCGGCCAGCCAGCGCTCCATGTGGTGTATCTCGTCTAGCAGTTCCCGGGTCGGATTACCCAGCCCCTCTTGCCCCAGCGCGGTGAGGATACGGCTGATGCGGAACGGCTGTCGCCATCGGCTGCCTTCGCAGATAACTCGGCCCCATTGGTCTCGAGTAACGAACAGGAACAGCCCAGAAGGGCCCAGCAAGACATAGGGAGAGGGCAGAACCCAAGCATAGAAAACGTAGCGGTTATCGAGCCCCTTAAGCTCTTGAGTCAATACCTGGTCAGGGCGAGGGCGGCGGCCAAAGCGACGCAGTTGGTAAGTGCCGATGTTGGCGGCGAAGAAGCCAATGATCAGACAGGCGAACGAGATATATATATACTGAGGCCAAAAGGAGGCCACCATTCCACCTACCAGGACCCCCAGCCCCACCCAACTCGCCAAGCTACCGATGCGAGCCCGTCGTCGGATCAGCTTATCGTTGGTGATGATACGCATCGTCTATGTCCTTGCCTCCGGTATCCATTTCGCCACGACCAGACAGGCATTTTGTCCTCCCAGGCCGAACGAGTTGGAGAGAGCTACCTGCACCCGGGCACGCCGTGCTACGTTGGGCACGTAGTCCAGATCGCACTCAGGATCGGGAAACTCGTAGTTGATGGTGGGATGGATCAGGTCCTGCTGGACTGTGTATACGGTAACAATGGCCTCGATGGCACCCGCCCCACCGAGGCAATGGCCGATCATAGATTTAGTCGAGCTCACCGCCAACCGGTCGGCATGAGCGCCGAAGACGCGGCGGATCGCTCGTGTTTCAATGACGTCATTCAGCGGTGTGGAGGTGCCGTGGGCATTGATGTAGTCTACGCGCTCAGGGACGATTCCAGCATCGGCCAGCGCCCAAGCCATAGCGTTAACGGCGCCCATCCCTCGAGGCTCCGGCTGCGCCACATGATAGGCATCGGCCGAGGTAGCGTGGCCCAGCAATTCGGCATAAATACGAGCACCGCGAGCTAAGGCATGCTCCAGCCGTTCCAGGATCAGAATGCCACACCCCTCGCCGATGACGAAGCCATCCCGCTGAGCGTCGAAGGGACGGCTGGCTTGCTGGGGGGCGTCATTGCGGGTAGAGATGGCGCGCATGGCGGAGAAGCCGGCATAGAGCACCTCACAGAGCGCCTCCACACCTCCAGCGATGACGACGTCGGCGCGATCCTGGCGAATCCACTCCATGCCATCGCCAATGGCCTGAGTGCCAGCCGCGCAGGTGGTGACGACGGTGCTGTTTGGCCCGCGCGCGCCGAAGGACTGGCTGATATGAAAAGCCGGCATATTGGGCAGCCCTCCTGTCGCCGCAGTGGGCCGAACGCGCAGGGGGCTAGTGGGCTGCTGGCGGAGCAGGCCCTCGTAGAACTCGAACCCGCCTAGCCCGGTGCCGATCACTACTCCCGTCCTCGCGCCGCCCTCAGGCAGAGAGCTGAGCCCAGCGTCGACCAGCGCTTCCGCGGCCGCAACCACCGCAAACTGGGTGCAACGGGCCATCTTGCGGGCCTCGACCGGCGGGATATACCGCGTGGGATCAAAGCCCTTGACCTCGGCACCGAAGTGGGTGGGATACACCGTGGCATCGAAGCGAGTGACTGGCCCTACGCCGGAGCGGCCGGCGACGAAGGCTTCCCAACTCTCCGGGGCGGTCAGCCCCACAGGGGTGATGGCCCCCATACCCGTCACGACTACGCGAGGCCGCGAAGGGCGTTCAAAGGCGGCTAGCCAGGCCATTACCTCCTGAAGAGTGGTGCTATCTGCAATCATTAGGCCACCCACTGCCGATGATGGCTCTCCACGGCTAGAGAGACGTCCATCATCGAAGGCCTGTAGCTCGCGCAATAAGAAGGCGCGGGCAGCTGGTGAGAGATGACGCAGACGATCACGCAGCTCATCGATAGACTTCATCGCCACCCTTATCTCCTCCTGGATCGTCACCTGGTGGGGGTATCAGGGCTTACTGGCAACAGGATCGAGAATCGGGATGAGATGTTGGATCCCTTCGCGGATGGCGGCTACCAGTCCTTGCTCTGCCGCCACCATGGCCTGGCGGATCATATGGCGGATGGCGTATGGATCGGAACGGCCATGGCCGATGATCACGACGCCGTTCACACCTAGCAATGGGGCTCCTCCGATTTCTCGCCAGTCTAACTGGCGGCGCATGTGCCACAGTGTGGGGCTCATCAGCAACAGCCCCGGAAGCGCCAGCACCAGGCCCGGCGCCATCAGGCATAGCCCCAGGCGATCGCGCCAAGTGCCGGTGAGCTGGCGCGCCAGCAGCCGAGCCAGGAAGGCGACTACTCCTTCGGTGAGCTTGATGACGACATTTCCTGTGAACCCATC contains these protein-coding regions:
- a CDS encoding polymer-forming cytoskeletal protein — its product is MSATAPTIPGVSSSAPGTLPIDRPTSNESLVTSDSHFDGLYRTKQNLRVEGIAEGEIECEGTLTVAKGARVRAKVTARNITVAGELEGEVTCQETFQIMPSGQVQATVVARRLIVQEGGLYNGEFRMITEQASARGPERPTPRSPERPAGGRRADDWLSRLSSAEPASETKDDESQ
- a CDS encoding polymer-forming cytoskeletal protein → MTLFKRDRARDRRPTPPPPASKPPASAPPPTREAAPTSFPAPSTAAAEPASTTTTRPISMDFPRDAAAIIDKNTQLSGTLRSEGNVLIQGMFEGEIEAKGTIRVEESAQVQAQIRASNVIISGSFDGKIVCQNRFLVTPTGSVKGEINTSILVVEEGSTVNCRFVMSREGR
- a CDS encoding response regulator transcription factor is translated as MGNNPFAGKLILVVDDEPRMVKFIQTNLELDGFRVITASNGLQAIERVRTDLPDLVILDVMMPEMDGFEALRHIRQISDVPVIVLTVKGEETDKHLAFSAGADDYLTKPFSQLELSDRCKAVLRRTLDQSVRGDGVIKVDDRLQIDFAHREVIVNGERISLRPTEWRLLYHLVQNAGWIVPAEVLLQKVWGFEYKDDIQLLRLYIAYLRQKIEEDSNNPRYILTERGVGYRFIDFRRQQEKSQASTP
- a CDS encoding YdcF family protein, whose translation is MWQGLAFLILGGLCGLAWMAWLVDQYGQVDRKQHADVIIVLGARVLPDGRPGPDLYSRTRHGVNLYQSGWASQLMFTGGYAGDAASAAAVARRLALKWGVPDEHIWLADGSMSTWEDAKVAARLMRRQGWQRAIVVSHPLHLYRAQWMFRRAGLTVYPSPTPDVSVAEMDWRQRLYLDVREALALAWSYLPGEAQRLAWTAELQKMVVRFR
- a CDS encoding radical SAM protein; the protein is MRWEEIKRAQAILSREQGTIYKDWGGKLRVALAYPNTYYVGMSSLALQTIYRAFNLRPTVVCERVFWDKGGLQAGRTLISLESQRPITDFDVFAFTISYEMDYFNVVEMLRQAGIPPLAQDRDETWPLLLGGGPALSMNPEPLAPFFDAIVIGEGEEVVGTLSDLLNEGLDWPRQTLLEQLATIPGVYVPQIHHNDPTQPDWHPIERLWVRDLTAHPTVSSLYTPDTEFSDLHLIEIARGCGRGCRFCLAGYVYRPPREIPAEVVLEWAREGLRYRDKIGLVSAAVSDHTEIDRLAEGLRRLGARISVSSMRTDPISVPLVELLAESGTQTLTIAPEAGSQRLRNVISKTQTDDDLLAAVDLAERLRFPQLKMYFMVGHPTETDADIQALVDFALEVRRRFSRRVVLNTTPYVPKAHTPFQWEPMTPAPILRERQEFVKRHLARHHIAVRADSPEWAEVQGILARGDRRLAQVLLRLERLSISAFHAAMAECGLSAAEYLGPRSPDEILPWQIVDPVVSPKYLQMEHRLAERGQPGRPCPIDSAGCLTCRACDPSWAFRFTGGVPARKPYVFTAAGQPAHPWRQPIPLIV
- a CDS encoding Uma2 family endonuclease, with translation MMSRAIERPVIPQTKRQPPQGKLSFQEFLEWLDEDTWAEWVEGEVEMVSPATTQHQRVQGFLWQVLGIFVRARGLGEVLGAPYLIELPSVLRGREPDLIFVAVPRRLEAEATYLEGAPELVVEIVSPQSVARDRGSKFVEYEAAGVAEYWLIDLLRRRAEFYQLDAEGRYALAFGGAAGVYRSMVVPSFWLRVEWLWQEPLPPPWRTVAEIAGVDAALVDAFERALMGKG
- the pgeF gene encoding peptidoglycan editing factor PgeF produces the protein MFRYTTHGITLYEFETLAAQAGLCHAISTRLGGVSPPPFASLNLTSARGDAPEHVRENVRRLCKAVDLTPAALVSPQQVHGAQIARVGREMCGGILPGCDGVITDEPGVALLLRFADCVPLIVYDPVHRAVGMAHAGWRGTLAGIAVALVQAMEVAFGSRPMELLAGIGPAIGPCCYQVGSEVAERAIAAFSTADGVVLTRADGSFYLNLWEANRQALAQTGVQQIEVAGLCTACHTDEFYSHRAENGRTGHHGSLAYLR
- a CDS encoding YggS family pyridoxal phosphate-dependent enzyme, which encodes MIDQKALAANVARVQERIAAAAERAGRKANEITLVAVSKTHPVEAVIAALALGIRHFGENRVEEANPKIEAVRQWLTAHGCEAHLPEPIWHMVGHVQSRKAEDVIAGGYALVHSVDRVKLARRLSRYALNAGRVQDILLEVNLSGEATKYGFDLETLVPAIEEIASQPGVRVRGLMTMAPIVDDPEKARPVFAGLRELRDLLAIQLPELDWYHLSMGMTDDFEVAIEEGATIVRIGRAIFGPRQE
- the proC gene encoding pyrroline-5-carboxylate reductase — protein: MLHNTRLAFIGGGNMGEAMIKGLLDQSLIEPSCIVASDPNPERRAALAARYGVHTTANNVEAASRAHVVVLAIKPQVLKKVMAELHGQISPDALVLSIIAGARIAALKRGLGHRAIARAMPNTPAQIGQGISVWTTTPEVNESQREQARLILGALGEEIWMDDEEYLDMATALSGTGPGYVFLFMEAMIDAGVHLGFSRDVATRLVLQTMQGSVALVRATGRHPTELRNAVTSPGGTTAEALYQLEKGGMRTVLSKAIWAAYQKSKYLGGLSEQ
- a CDS encoding YggT family protein, whose product is MIDFLITFVNLLLQALSWAIIIRVLLSWFPNINQNNPLVQLLRSITDPILEPARRIIPTVGMIDISPLVVLLLLDFVIRPVVLQVLFALR
- the fabF gene encoding beta-ketoacyl-ACP synthase II, producing the protein MKSIDELRDRLRHLSPAARAFLLRELQAFDDGRLSSRGEPSSAVGGLMIADSTTLQEVMAWLAAFERPSRPRVVVTGMGAITPVGLTAPESWEAFVAGRSGVGPVTRFDATVYPTHFGAEVKGFDPTRYIPPVEARKMARCTQFAVVAAAEALVDAGLSSLPEGGARTGVVIGTGLGGFEFYEGLLRQQPTSPLRVRPTAATGGLPNMPAFHISQSFGARGPNSTVVTTCAAGTQAIGDGMEWIRQDRADVVIAGGVEALCEVLYAGFSAMRAISTRNDAPQQASRPFDAQRDGFVIGEGCGILILERLEHALARGARIYAELLGHATSADAYHVAQPEPRGMGAVNAMAWALADAGIVPERVDYINAHGTSTPLNDVIETRAIRRVFGAHADRLAVSSTKSMIGHCLGGAGAIEAIVTVYTVQQDLIHPTINYEFPDPECDLDYVPNVARRARVQVALSNSFGLGGQNACLVVAKWIPEART